From Marivirga harenae, one genomic window encodes:
- a CDS encoding SLC13 family permease produces MDFQVIVTLAVILLAIVLFVTEKLSVDLIGLVIICALVITGVISPVEGIQGFSNTATITVAFMFVMSAALLKTGALQFVAYKLSDIFKRNFRWGLVLMMLLIALISAFINNTPVVAVFIPVVIQIAKSTGKSPSQLLIPLSFASIFGGTCTYIGTSTNVLVSGIAQEYGYEGFSMFQLLPFGLILVLVGTLYMMLIGSRILPKNRRNDENLEEKFGMREYLTEIELQENTDSIGKTIMQSALVNDLKIDILEINRNGTRYNLPQGDFILHAGDILKVRCNLSNIKELKSRAKVLEGSSLKMAGDNLQGTGTSLVEMVISANSEFDGKNLQEVDFRRRFRASPLAIKHREEVLHEDLYDIKLKAGDVLLAEVKSHYVKELRKKEMSQNAPFALLSSDHVIDFNKKQFLIVISVLGIVIALATFGMLDIVISVMAGVVALVLLNVLNMREVYKAINWKIVFLLAGVLSFGVALTNTGLDQKIAGGLLGQLGSFGPIVVLSGLYLATSFLTELMSNNATAALMAPIAIAISTQLGLMPTPFLMAVTFAASASFMTPIGYQTNTMVYTAGSYKFTDFTKVGVMLNLLFWILATVFLPIIFPFQSI; encoded by the coding sequence ATGGATTTTCAAGTTATTGTGACGCTAGCGGTCATTCTATTGGCAATTGTTTTATTTGTCACTGAAAAACTTTCAGTTGATCTGATCGGATTGGTTATTATCTGTGCTTTGGTGATAACTGGTGTAATTAGTCCGGTTGAAGGAATTCAAGGATTTAGCAATACCGCCACTATTACTGTGGCTTTTATGTTTGTCATGAGTGCAGCTCTTTTGAAAACTGGCGCTTTGCAATTTGTGGCCTATAAACTATCTGACATCTTTAAGAGGAATTTCCGTTGGGGATTGGTTTTGATGATGTTATTGATTGCTCTGATATCCGCTTTTATAAACAATACACCGGTGGTTGCTGTCTTTATACCGGTGGTTATACAAATTGCTAAGAGTACAGGTAAAAGTCCTTCTCAATTACTAATTCCACTTTCTTTTGCTTCCATTTTTGGAGGAACCTGTACGTACATAGGTACTTCTACAAATGTTTTAGTAAGCGGTATAGCGCAAGAGTACGGCTATGAAGGTTTTAGTATGTTTCAATTGTTGCCGTTTGGTTTAATCTTGGTTTTGGTAGGTACTTTATATATGATGCTAATTGGTTCACGGATTTTGCCTAAAAATCGAAGAAACGATGAAAATCTTGAAGAGAAATTTGGTATGAGAGAGTATCTCACTGAAATTGAATTACAAGAAAACACTGATTCCATAGGAAAAACCATAATGCAAAGCGCATTGGTTAATGATTTAAAAATTGACATCTTAGAAATCAATCGGAATGGCACGCGCTACAACTTACCACAGGGGGACTTTATTTTACATGCTGGAGATATACTTAAGGTGCGTTGTAATTTATCAAATATTAAAGAGTTAAAAAGCAGAGCTAAAGTATTGGAAGGTTCATCCTTGAAAATGGCAGGCGATAACTTGCAAGGTACTGGTACTTCCCTGGTGGAGATGGTTATTAGTGCTAATTCCGAATTTGACGGTAAAAACTTGCAGGAAGTAGATTTTCGTAGGAGATTCAGGGCTTCTCCGCTAGCAATAAAGCATCGGGAAGAGGTTTTGCACGAAGATTTATATGATATTAAACTAAAAGCAGGGGATGTGTTATTGGCAGAAGTGAAATCTCACTACGTAAAAGAACTTCGCAAAAAGGAAATGAGTCAGAACGCTCCTTTTGCTCTCCTTTCATCTGATCATGTAATTGACTTTAATAAGAAGCAATTTTTGATTGTAATCTCCGTGCTTGGTATCGTGATTGCTTTAGCCACCTTCGGAATGCTAGATATTGTAATTTCGGTTATGGCAGGAGTTGTGGCCTTGGTTTTGTTGAATGTCCTGAATATGCGGGAAGTCTATAAAGCCATTAATTGGAAGATTGTCTTCTTATTAGCAGGGGTCTTAAGCTTTGGAGTAGCATTGACCAATACCGGCTTAGATCAAAAAATCGCTGGGGGACTTTTAGGTCAATTAGGCTCATTCGGCCCCATTGTAGTGTTAAGCGGATTATACTTGGCAACATCATTTTTGACCGAACTAATGTCTAATAATGCCACTGCTGCATTAATGGCCCCAATTGCAATAGCGATAAGCACGCAATTAGGTTTAATGCCTACGCCCTTTTTGATGGCGGTTACCTTTGCTGCTTCTGCAAGTTTTATGACGCCTATTGGTTATCAAACTAATACCATGGTTTATACAGCCGGTAGTTACAAATTCACCGATTTCACGAAAGTAGGGGTGATGCTTAATTTATTATTTTGGATTTTAGCAACTGTCTTTTTACCTATAATTTTTCCGTTTCAGTCAATTTAG
- a CDS encoding DUF6122 family protein — MISTLIHYSLHFIAPLAIAYLYSPKKWKRAYLILIGTMLVDLDHLLASPIFDPERCSIGFHPLHSYFAILIYLFLLFPKISRLVAIGLLFHMFTDALDCILQGTF; from the coding sequence ATGATTTCCACTCTTATTCATTATAGCCTGCATTTTATTGCACCATTAGCTATTGCATATCTATACAGCCCTAAAAAATGGAAAAGGGCTTATTTGATTTTAATCGGAACTATGCTGGTGGACCTAGATCACCTGTTAGCAAGCCCAATTTTTGATCCTGAAAGATGCAGTATTGGTTTCCATCCTCTTCACTCCTATTTCGCAATATTGATATACTTATTCTTATTATTTCCAAAAATAAGTCGTCTGGTGGCAATCGGCTTGCTTTTTCACATGTTTACTGATGCCCTAGACTGTATACTTCAAGGAACTTTCTAA
- a CDS encoding tetratricopeptide repeat-containing sensor histidine kinase produces the protein MRFNFLILFTVFFNLSFELHPQQLSSSQDSIISTLNSLRFNYPDSALDHVNNEIQATKNTKSDYYAELLFLKSAIQYVQSNYLESRNTYRKLYNLSHEISNDIGIARALNGRGLIYLGRELYDEALGEFSKALKVNKKIGNERNITVNLLNIGICYQELGEIEKALDSYRKSYSIAEQNDLPIYALMNMNRLGTVFLDQQELDSAEYYLLKVYYESPNQWEKSYNLSGLAELELKRKNYHKAIEYGAESLRIAKEIGAKWDASEVALKLSQAQEKLGYTKKALEFHKLHKSYSDSLLNEEMNREINWAELQQAKAENNQLNIEKELLSAKSDRNMLTIYLMSALILFLVILAFLYRRHLKQKDKYNQNLSSINKQLADKKLLIEIQNQELKEINNTKNRLFSILSHDLRSPISSVKQLLEIGDKISTEDYTKYSKKLTKEVGKVDEQINALLKWANTQMDGFETNPQKIKLSDYISAYIEDISFIADEKEVEIIHHIADFYAWIDPFQLKIIVNNLLNNSLKYTSKGDQIKIDYLAHGNQIQIRIEDSGMGMDEETLAIIKSSSNNRTYSKEGTSKETGTGLGMLLVKQFLSFNHSSMDIESKEGTGTRFVLSFPKAKDN, from the coding sequence ATGAGATTTAACTTTCTGATACTTTTTACGGTTTTCTTCAATTTATCTTTTGAATTACACCCCCAACAATTATCTAGTTCCCAAGACAGTATCATTTCAACGCTTAATTCCTTGAGATTCAATTATCCTGATTCTGCTTTGGATCATGTCAATAACGAAATACAGGCAACAAAAAATACTAAAAGTGACTACTACGCAGAGTTACTTTTCCTAAAATCAGCTATTCAGTATGTACAAAGTAATTATCTGGAGTCCAGAAACACGTACAGAAAACTATATAATCTATCTCATGAAATCAGTAATGATATAGGAATTGCCCGAGCATTAAATGGAAGAGGATTAATTTATCTAGGAAGAGAACTCTATGACGAAGCTTTAGGTGAATTCAGTAAAGCACTAAAAGTCAATAAAAAAATAGGCAATGAAAGAAATATTACTGTCAATCTACTCAATATTGGAATTTGCTATCAGGAGTTGGGAGAGATAGAAAAAGCACTAGATTCTTATAGAAAGTCTTATAGTATTGCAGAGCAAAATGATCTCCCTATTTACGCCTTGATGAATATGAATAGACTAGGGACAGTTTTTTTAGACCAACAGGAACTAGATTCGGCTGAATATTATTTACTAAAAGTATATTATGAATCACCAAATCAATGGGAAAAAAGCTATAATTTGAGTGGCTTGGCTGAATTAGAATTAAAAAGAAAGAACTATCACAAAGCAATAGAATATGGAGCTGAATCATTAAGAATTGCCAAGGAAATTGGTGCTAAATGGGATGCCTCGGAAGTTGCTCTTAAATTAAGCCAAGCACAGGAAAAGTTAGGATACACCAAAAAAGCGCTAGAATTCCATAAATTACATAAAAGCTATAGTGACAGCCTGTTAAATGAGGAAATGAATCGCGAAATCAACTGGGCCGAACTACAACAAGCTAAAGCTGAAAATAATCAACTCAATATTGAAAAAGAACTACTTTCCGCCAAATCAGATAGGAATATGCTGACCATCTATTTGATGAGTGCTCTCATTTTATTTTTGGTAATTTTGGCTTTTCTCTATCGGAGACATTTAAAACAAAAAGACAAATACAATCAAAATCTAAGCAGCATCAATAAGCAGTTAGCTGACAAGAAACTTTTAATAGAAATACAAAATCAAGAGTTAAAAGAAATCAATAATACTAAAAACAGGCTCTTTTCAATTCTTTCTCATGATTTACGATCTCCGATTAGTTCTGTTAAACAATTATTAGAAATTGGTGACAAAATCTCTACAGAAGACTACACAAAGTATAGTAAAAAGCTAACCAAAGAAGTTGGGAAAGTTGATGAACAAATCAATGCCCTCTTGAAATGGGCTAACACGCAAATGGATGGTTTCGAAACCAATCCCCAGAAAATCAAATTAAGTGATTATATCAGTGCCTACATAGAAGACATTAGTTTTATCGCAGATGAAAAAGAGGTGGAAATCATTCATCATATAGCTGATTTTTATGCGTGGATTGACCCGTTTCAATTAAAAATAATTGTGAACAACTTACTCAATAACTCGCTAAAATATACTTCCAAAGGAGATCAAATTAAAATTGATTATTTAGCACATGGCAATCAAATCCAAATACGTATTGAAGATAGTGGAATGGGAATGGATGAGGAAACCTTAGCAATAATTAAATCCAGTAGTAATAACCGAACCTACTCAAAAGAAGGTACCTCAAAAGAAACCGGAACAGGTTTAGGAATGCTTCTTGTGAAACAGTTTTTGTCCTTCAATCACTCATCAATGGACATAGAAAGCAAAGAAGGGACAGGAACACGCTTTGTTCTAAGCTTCCCTAAAGCGAAAGATAACTGA
- a CDS encoding IGHMBP2 family helicase: MKRFSNIEQYGTFFKSLIQKERKAEMEFHLHEIQHYSGRQREAKGRAILGLTGKDAGSGIGGVFLVKLVKASGLSDNEISNGDVVIISKETPTGKEDQATVVSKTKRSITIAYNKLPPYLVFGRNLRLDLFSNDITFQRMTEAIDKLQLLPSLQKYIQSVIALNEEKNNSDLNNIDDDILNSRQNKIIQKALLSNDIFLIHGPPGTGKTTTLSHLVKALFKKGKKILLTAPSNTAVDNILEKLQRLEIPATRIGNPIRMDENLLSLSLDVQLQDHPDYQQANSIWNRIQVQKKEQNDYVPATGQNRRGLSDNKIIQLASSKKTYRGIHSGKLRKMAKWISIQQEINKNYEEAQALQNEAIESILEKSQVICTTNSSAGSDLLKDIIFDIVCIDEATQSTEPESLIPLVKGKKWILAGDHQQLPPTVKAKEANELKTSLFERFQSELPSDRMDLLTIQYRMHQEIMRFSNENFYQNKLKAHPSVSKHSLDDLPGFDPYRFVNPMIQEVVQASKPVVFLPCPEGIEKQLTDSYSFFNQAEIDLTKEVTDSLLSSRLFPEDIGIISPYDQQVSRLKSALRDYHVEIKSIDGFQGREKEVIVLSLVRSNAEENIGFLKDYRRLNVALTRAKRKLIIIGNPKTLISDPMYKSLIKNNYIQEQA; the protein is encoded by the coding sequence ATGAAAAGATTTTCTAACATTGAGCAGTACGGTACATTTTTCAAAAGCTTAATTCAGAAAGAAAGGAAAGCAGAAATGGAGTTTCATTTGCACGAAATTCAGCACTACTCAGGCCGGCAACGGGAAGCAAAGGGCAGGGCCATTTTAGGCTTAACTGGTAAGGATGCAGGTTCAGGAATTGGAGGTGTATTTTTAGTAAAACTGGTCAAAGCGTCTGGGCTTTCTGACAATGAAATTTCCAATGGTGATGTAGTCATTATCTCGAAGGAAACACCAACCGGAAAAGAAGACCAGGCGACAGTGGTGAGCAAGACAAAACGCAGTATAACTATAGCATACAATAAGCTACCACCCTATTTGGTTTTTGGCAGAAATTTAAGATTAGATTTGTTCTCCAATGATATCACTTTTCAAAGAATGACGGAGGCAATTGACAAACTACAATTGCTGCCTTCCTTGCAAAAATACATACAATCAGTAATTGCATTAAATGAAGAAAAGAATAATTCCGATTTAAACAATATTGATGATGACATCTTGAATAGCAGACAAAACAAAATCATTCAAAAAGCACTTTTATCAAATGATATTTTTCTAATACATGGCCCACCTGGAACTGGTAAAACCACTACCCTATCTCATTTGGTAAAAGCATTGTTCAAAAAGGGTAAAAAGATATTGCTGACAGCTCCTTCCAATACCGCTGTTGATAATATTTTAGAAAAATTGCAGAGACTGGAAATTCCTGCTACCCGAATAGGTAACCCTATTCGCATGGATGAAAACCTACTTAGTTTGAGCTTAGATGTCCAGTTGCAAGATCATCCTGATTATCAACAAGCCAACAGTATTTGGAATAGAATTCAAGTGCAAAAAAAAGAACAAAATGATTACGTACCGGCTACAGGACAAAACAGAAGAGGGCTAAGTGATAACAAAATAATACAATTGGCCAGCTCTAAAAAAACCTACAGAGGAATACACTCTGGAAAGCTCAGAAAAATGGCAAAATGGATTTCAATTCAGCAAGAGATTAACAAAAATTATGAAGAAGCTCAGGCTCTGCAAAATGAAGCCATTGAAAGTATTTTGGAGAAAAGCCAGGTGATTTGTACTACAAACTCTTCAGCCGGCAGTGATCTTTTAAAGGATATTATCTTTGATATTGTATGCATTGACGAAGCGACTCAATCAACGGAACCAGAATCTCTGATCCCATTGGTAAAAGGAAAAAAATGGATTCTAGCAGGCGACCATCAACAGCTACCACCAACTGTAAAAGCTAAAGAAGCAAATGAATTAAAAACCAGTTTGTTCGAAAGATTTCAATCGGAACTTCCGTCTGACCGAATGGATCTATTGACAATTCAGTATAGAATGCATCAGGAGATAATGAGATTCTCAAATGAAAATTTTTATCAAAACAAATTAAAAGCTCATCCCTCGGTTTCAAAACACAGTTTAGACGATCTACCTGGATTTGATCCTTATCGTTTTGTAAACCCAATGATTCAAGAGGTAGTACAAGCTTCTAAACCAGTTGTTTTTCTTCCTTGTCCAGAAGGAATTGAAAAACAGTTAACAGACAGCTATTCCTTTTTCAATCAAGCAGAGATAGATTTAACTAAAGAAGTCACTGACTCTTTATTGTCTTCCCGTCTGTTTCCTGAAGACATCGGGATTATTTCTCCATATGACCAGCAAGTAAGCCGTTTAAAGTCTGCACTAAGGGATTACCATGTCGAAATAAAATCCATTGATGGATTTCAAGGAAGGGAAAAAGAAGTCATTGTCTTAAGTTTAGTAAGATCGAATGCAGAAGAAAACATAGGTTTTTTAAAGGATTATAGGCGTTTAAATGTTGCACTTACTAGAGCCAAAAGAAAATTAATAATAATAGGGAACCCTAAAACATTGATTTCAGATCCCATGTACAAATCTTTGATCAAAAATAACTATATTCAAGAACAAGCATGA
- a CDS encoding endonuclease/exonuclease/phosphatase family protein, with translation MKKIVVSISALVLFAITGFYFWASSSFNDQSQYNQVVTYGDSLKRDYDTLSVLSYNIGYLSGMTNNLSITRKESLFSGNFERAVNLLEPYNFDFIGLQEVDFNSARSFTYNQFDSLGKYLNFGQGAYSVNWDKSYVPFPYFPINIHFGRMYSGQGILSKSQILSNELVVLDKPFNTPFYYDAFYLDRVLQISKVQVGADTLIIMNVHLEAFDKETRESQAQIVLEVFNNFAKEFPVILMGDFNSRPPFATSVGEAEKSIKIFLDCPFIGEAIDKDRYLKNESRFFTFNSEDPYERLDYIFYNNNKIRKIDSDVLRDAEDISDHLPVWMTFAIIK, from the coding sequence ATGAAGAAGATCGTGGTATCCATTTCCGCACTAGTACTTTTTGCTATTACTGGTTTTTATTTCTGGGCTAGTTCATCCTTTAATGATCAGAGTCAATATAATCAAGTAGTTACCTATGGCGATTCGTTGAAAAGGGACTATGATACTTTGTCCGTTTTAAGTTATAATATAGGGTACTTATCAGGTATGACAAATAACCTTTCAATTACTAGAAAGGAGTCCTTGTTTAGTGGTAATTTTGAAAGAGCAGTGAATCTTCTTGAGCCCTACAATTTTGATTTTATAGGATTGCAAGAAGTTGATTTTAATTCTGCTAGGAGCTTTACATATAACCAATTTGACAGCTTAGGAAAATATCTGAATTTTGGACAGGGTGCCTATTCAGTAAACTGGGATAAATCATATGTTCCATTCCCTTACTTTCCAATAAATATTCATTTTGGAAGGATGTATTCTGGGCAAGGTATTCTTAGTAAAAGTCAAATACTATCTAACGAGTTAGTGGTATTGGATAAACCATTTAATACACCCTTTTATTATGATGCCTTTTATTTGGATAGAGTACTTCAAATAAGTAAAGTGCAAGTTGGTGCAGATACTTTAATTATCATGAATGTTCATTTGGAAGCCTTCGATAAGGAGACTCGAGAAAGTCAGGCTCAAATAGTTTTAGAAGTTTTTAATAATTTTGCAAAAGAGTTTCCTGTAATACTAATGGGAGATTTTAATAGTCGCCCACCTTTTGCTACAAGTGTGGGTGAAGCTGAAAAAAGTATTAAAATATTTTTAGATTGTCCGTTCATCGGTGAGGCAATAGATAAAGATAGATACCTTAAGAATGAATCGCGCTTCTTCACTTTCAATTCAGAAGATCCTTATGAAAGATTAGATTATATATTTTATAATAATAACAAGATTCGAAAAATTGATTCTGACGTCTTAAGAGATGCAGAAGATATTTCTGACCACCTACCTGTATGGATGACTTTTGCTATAATTAAGTAA